The sequence GTCATCGCGGGGAAGTCGAACTGCTCGGCGGCGGGTCGCCACCCGGAGGGGTGGGGACGGACGAGCTGCTCCTCGTCGAGGTCGGCGCAGGTGACCTGCTCGGCCGCGGCGACGAGGTGGTCGCTGGCGGCGACGACCACGGGGAGCTCCTCGTAGAGCACCACGCAGTGCAGGTCGTCGCCGACCAGGTCGCTGCGACGGGCGGGGAGCCGCGCCAGGCACAGGTCGGCGTCGCCGGACGCGAGCACCGCACGCGGGGCGTCCTCGGCGACGGGCGACAGCTCCAGCGGGAGGTCAGGGTGGCGCTCCCGCCACACGCGGGCCCACTTGTCGGGCGTGACGCCGGGCACGAACGCGACCCGGAACGGGGCGGGTGATGACATGGCGCCAGCCTAGGAGAGCACCGGGCCCCGCGTGCCACACTGCCCGCGTGGACATCACCGGGTGGCAGCACGGCACGGTCGCGGTCAACGACATCGACCTCCACTACGTCGAGAGCGGCAGTGGACCGCTGGTCCTGCTGGTCCACGGCTTCCCGGAGTCCTGGTACTCCTGGCGCCACCAGATCCCGGCGCTCGCCGCGGCGGGCCACCGGGTGGTGGCGATCGACGTACGTGGCTACGGACGTTCCTCGGTGCCGACCGCGGTCGAGGACTACCGGATGCTCCGGCACGTCGCCGACAACGTCGCACTCGTCGCGGCGCTGGGGGAGCGCGAGGCGGTGGTCGTGGGGCACGACTGGGGCGCACCGATCGCCTGGGCGAGCGCGCAGCTGCGGCCCGACGTGTTCACCGCCGTCGCCGGGCTGTCGGTGCCGTTCGCTCCCTCCGGCCCGACCCGGCCCAGCGACGCGTTCGAGGACATGGGCGGCGAGGAGGAGTTCTACATCGCCTACTTCCAGCAGCCGGGGCGGGCGGAGGCCGAGATCTCCGACGACGTACGCCGGTGGCTGCGCGGCATCTACTGGTCGATCTCGGGGGAGGGGATGGCCGAGCAGCTGGCGGCCGGCGGACCGGTCGTGGGCACCATCGCGCCGGGTGGCCGGATGGACGACCGGTTCACCCATCCAGAACGGATGCCGGACTGGCTGACCGAGGAGGACCTCGACTTCTACGTGGCCGAGTTCTCGCGCTCCGGGTTCACCGGCGCGCTGCACCGCTACCGCAACGTGGACCGGGACTGGGAGGACCTCGCGGTCTGGGGGCACGCGCCGATCCGGGTCCCGTCGCTGTTCATCGGTGGCGAGCTGGACGGTCCGGTGATGTGGGGCCAGCGTGCGATGGCGCGCTTCGACCGCACGTTGCCCGACCTGCGCGGGTGCCACGTGCTGCCCGGGTGCGGGCACTGGGTCCAGCAGGAGCGTCCTGCGGAGGTCAACGAGCTGCTGCTCGGGTTCCTCGCCGAGGTGCGGTCCTGAGACGCCGAGGGCCGCAAAAAGCACGGAACCCCAGGTCAGACCTGGGGTTCCTCACGTGCGCGAGGGGGGACTTGAACCCCCACGACCAGTAATAGGTCACTAGCACCTCAAGCTAGCGCGTCTGCCAATTCCGCCACCCGCGCGTGCCCGAGAACACTAGCAAAGGGGCTGCGGGAGGTCGGAATCGGGAGCGGCTAGCGTTCGGTCATGGCTCCCACGCAGCAACCCCGTGTCCTCGTGATCGGCGCCGGCTTCGGCGGACTGGCCACGGCCCGCGAACTCCTCGCCGCGGGCCACCGCGACGTCACCGTCCTCGAGCGGGCCGACGACGTCGGTGGCGTGTGGCGCGACAACACCTACCCGGACGCGGCCTGCGACGTGCCGTCGACGCTGTACTCCTGGTCCTGGGCGCCCAAGCACGACTGGAGCCACCGCTACGCCAAGCAGCCGGAGATCCTGGACTACATCCGCACCGAGGCCGACCGGGCCGGCCTGCGCGACCTCGTGCGCACCCGCAGCGAGGTCGCCGCGGTCAGCTGGGACGACACCGAGCGTCACTGGGTCGTGACCCTGACCGACGGGACGGACCTGGTGGCCGACGTGGTGGTGTCGGCGGTCGGGCAGCTGTCCCGGCCCGCGGTGCCCGCCATCCCCGGACTGGACGACTTCGCCGGCCCGTCCTTCCACTCGGCCCGGTGGGACCACACGGTCCCGCTGCGCGGCAAGCGGATCGGCGTGATCGGCACCGGCGCGAGCGCGATCCAGTTCGTCCCCGGGATCGTGGACGACGTCGCTGCCATCACCGTCTTCCAGCGGTCGGCGCCCTACGTCGTCCCCAAGCCCGACCGTGCCTACCGGCCCTGGCACACGACGCTGTTCACCCGCGCGCCGGGCATCCACCACGTCGTACGCCGCGGCGTGTTCCACCTCAGCGAGCAGCTCAACAAGACCCTCGACGACGACGGCCGGCTGGCGAGCGGCCTGCGGCGTGCCTGGCAGGCCCAGCTGCGGCGCCAGGTCAAGGATCCCGCACTGCGGGCCAAGCTCGTGCCCGACTACCCGCTGGGCTGCAAGCGACTGCTCTTCAGCAACGACTGGTACCCCGCACTCGCCCGGGAGCACGTCGAGGTCGTCACCGAGGACGTCACCGCCGTCGAGGGGGCCGGTGTCCGCACCGGCGACGGCACGCTCCACGAGTGCGACGTGCTGATCCTCGGCACCGGCTTCGCGGCCACCGACTTCCTGGCGCCGATGGAGGTGACCGGTCGCGGGGGTCGACGCCTCGACGACGCCTGGGACGGTGGCGCGCGCGCCCACCTGGGCATGACGGTCCCCGGCTTCCCGAACTTCTTCTGCGTCTACGGTCCCAACACCAACCTCGGCGGCAGCTCCATCATCGGCATGCTCGAGGCGCAGGCGGGCTACATCCGCCAGGCCGTGGACGTCCTCGCCGCCCGCGCCCGCACCGTCGAGGTGCGTCCCGAGGTCGCCGACGGGTTCGACTCCGAGGTGCAGGGCCGGCTGGCCCGCAGCGTGTGGGCCGGCTGCACCAGCTGGTACACCTCGGCCAGTGGGCGGGTGACCACCAACTGGCCCGGACCGGTGGCGGAGTACCAGCGCCGCACGGCCACCTTCGCCGCGGACGAGTACGCCGTCGACTGATCCGGGCGGTGGCGTCCGTCAGCCGGCCGCCCGCAGCGTCGCGGCGATCACCGTCCGGGTCTCGGCGGGGTCGATGACGTCGTCGATCTCGAAGACCCGGGCAGCGTTGAGGGCCTTGGCGTGCTCCCGCAGCCCGGCAGTGTGGTCGGCCACCGCTGCCTCGCGCTCGGCCTCGGGGAGCGCCTCGAGCTCCTTGGCCATGGCGAGTCGTACGGCGCCCTCCAGCCCCATGGCGCCCAGGTGGGCGCCCGGCCAGGCCACCGTGAGCAGCGGCTGGTGGGTGCTGCCGCCCAGCATCGCCTGCGCGCCCAGGCCGTAGCCGCGCCGCAGCACCACGCCGACCAGCGGCACCGTGAGGCGCGCGCCCGCGGTGACGAAGCGGGACGCCTCGCCGACCAGGCCGCTGCGCTCGGCCTCGGGGCCGACCATGAAGCCCGGGGTGTCGACGAGTGACACCACCGGGACGCCCCACGACTGGCACAGGTCCAAGAAGTCGGCTCCCTTGCCCGAGGCCGCGGTGGTGAGTGCGCCGGCGACGTGCGTGGACTGGTTGGCGAGGATGCCCACCGGGCGCCCGTCGATGCGTCCCAGCGCCGTCACCAGTTCCGGCGCCCACGCCTCTCGTAGCCAGATGACGCTGTCGGTGTCGGCGAGTGTCTCCACGAGGGGCCGCACGTCGAAGGCCTCCCGGTCGTTGGCCGGCAGCAGGTCACGCAGTGCGTGCTGGTCCGGCGCCGTCCCCGGTCTACTCACCCCGGACGCCAGCGCGAGCAGGTCCCGTGCGGTCGCCACCGCCTCGACCTCCTCGTCCACGACGACGTCGAGGACGCCGTTCGCTGCCTGTTCGGACGCGGGCCCGATCTCCTCGGGCGCGAAGTCGCCCAGGCCGCCGCCGGCGATCATGGCCGGTCCGGCCATGCCCAGGTTCGCGTCGGTGGTCGCGATGCGCAGGTCCGCCCCGCCGGCCAGGACGGCGTTGCCGGCGAAGCAGCGTCCGGACACGATCGCGATCCGGGGGACCACCCCGGCCAGCCGGCCCCACAGGGCGAAGGTCGCCACGTCGAGGGCCGACACCAGCGGGTAGTCGGTGTCGCCGGGGCGGCCGCCACCGCCCTCGGTGAAGAAGACGGTCGGGAGGCGCATCCGCTCGACGAGGGCGAGCAGCCGGTCCGACTTGTGGTGGCCGCGCATGCCCTGGGTGCCGGCCATGACCATGTAATCGTAGGACAGCACCGCGCACGGCTGCCCGTCGACGGTCGCCGTACCACCGATGAGGCCGTCGGCGGGCGTCTCCACCACAAGGTCGGCCAGGTCGCGCCGCTGCTCCTGCGCCGCGGTCGTGAAGCGCCCGTACTCCACGAACGAGCCGGGGTCCACGAGGTCCGCCAGGTTCTCCCGCGCCGTACGACGGCCTCCCGCGTGCCGGCGTGCCACGCGCTCGGGCCGGGCGGCGTCGGTGGTCAGGAAGCGGCGGGCGAGCACCTCGTCGAGCCCCTGCGCGGGCCGGTCGTCATGGGTCATGGGCACCAGTCTGCCGTCGGGCTGGGCCGCCCGGACGGGGGCTGCCAAGATGGAGGGGTGAGTGCCACCGACGCGTCCACGCCCGACCCGGCGACCGAGGTCGTCGACATCTGTCGCGACCTGATCCGGATCGACACCTCCAACTACGGACCCGAGGAGGGGCCGGGGGAGCGCAAGGCCGCCGAGCACGTCGCCACCCTGCTCGACGAGGTCGGCATCGAGAGCACGCTCATCGAGGGTGCGCCCGGGCGCACCAACGTGGTGGCCCACTGGGGCGGGAGTGGTGACCGCTCCGATGCGCTGCTGCTGCACGGGCACCTCGACGTCGTGCCGGCGGCGGCCGAGGACTGGCAGGTCGACCCGTTCAGTGGCGAGATCACCGACGACGGCTACCTGTGGGGGCGCGGCGCGGTCGACATGAAGGACTTCGACGCGATGCTGCTCGCGACGGTGCGGGCGCGCCAGCGCGAGGGACGGGTCCCCGAACGCCCCGTCGTGCTGTGCTTCACCGCCGACGAGGAGGCCGGCGGCCACATCGGCGGCGAGGTGCTCGTCCGGGACCACGCCGAGCTGTTCGAGGGCTGCACGGAGGCCATCGGCGAGGTCGGTGGGTTCAGCACCACGGTCCGCGACCGGCGGGTCTACCTCATCGAGGCCGCCGAGAAGGGCATGGCGTGGCTGCGGCTGACGGCCCGCGGCCGGGCCGGCCACGGGTCGATGATCAACCCCGACAACGCGATCACCTCGCTGTCCGGCGCCGTCGCGCGGATCGGGGCACACGAGTGGCCCCTGCGCCTCACGCCGACGATGCGCACGCTGCTCGCGGCGATCGGCGAGCTCGCCGGCACCGAGGCCACGCCGGAGAACGCCGCGGACCTGATCGAGGAGTTCGGGCCCGCGGCCCGGATGCTCGGCGCGGTCATCCGCAACACCGCGAACCCGACCATGCTCGACGGCGGCTACAAGCTCAACGTCATCCCGACCGAGGCGTCGGCCTGCATCGACGGACGGTTCGTGCCGGGGGCGGAGGAGGAGTTCTTCGCCACGCTGGCCGAGCTGTGCGGCGAGGACGTCGAGATCGAGGCGATCTCGCACCAGCAGCCCTGGGAGTCCCCCTACGAGGGCAGGATCGTCGATGCGATGACCGCCAGCCTGCTCGCCGAGGACCCCGACGCCGTGGTGGCTCCCTACCTGATGAGCGGCGGCACGGACGCCAAGCACTTCCGCAAGCTGGGCATGTCCAGCTTCGGGTTCGCCCCGCTGCGGCTCCCGGCCGACCTGGACTTCACCGCCCTCTTCCACGGTGTCGACGAGCGGGTGCCGGTCGACGCCCTACAGTTCGGGCAGCGGGTCTTCGACCGGTTCCTCGACCAGGTCTGAGCCGTGCTCAGGCGGTGCGCACCTGCCGGATGATCTTGCGCCGCAGCACCACCCGGCGTACGCCGTCGCTGCCGATCCGGACGCGGTCCAGCTCCCACCTGCCGTGCTCGGCCCGTTCGGTGAGCAGCTTGGTCACCACGTTGCGCGAGAAGTCGCGGGGGAAGCTCACGGTCTCGAACTGCCACTCGACGCCGCGACCCAGGGGCCGGGCGTGGACGGGGCGCAGCTCCGGCCGGCGGCTCATCCGGGGTCCGAGACGTCGTCGAGTGCCTCCCGGATCTCCGGGGGGAGCTGCTTGTCCTCGGCACCGAGGGCGCCCGTGAGCTGCGCGCTGGTCCGGGCGCCGACGATCGGCGCGGTGACG comes from Nocardioides panacisoli and encodes:
- a CDS encoding substrate-binding domain-containing protein; amino-acid sequence: MSSPAPFRVAFVPGVTPDKWARVWRERHPDLPLELSPVAEDAPRAVLASGDADLCLARLPARRSDLVGDDLHCVVLYEELPVVVAASDHLVAAAEQVTCADLDEEQLVRPHPSGWRPAAEQFDFPAMTDAEAVATVAAGTGIVVLPMSVARLHHRKDVVHRVVTDLPTTDVGLLWRREDDSDLHQDFVGITKGRRASSSR
- a CDS encoding alpha/beta fold hydrolase, which gives rise to MDITGWQHGTVAVNDIDLHYVESGSGPLVLLVHGFPESWYSWRHQIPALAAAGHRVVAIDVRGYGRSSVPTAVEDYRMLRHVADNVALVAALGEREAVVVGHDWGAPIAWASAQLRPDVFTAVAGLSVPFAPSGPTRPSDAFEDMGGEEEFYIAYFQQPGRAEAEISDDVRRWLRGIYWSISGEGMAEQLAAGGPVVGTIAPGGRMDDRFTHPERMPDWLTEEDLDFYVAEFSRSGFTGALHRYRNVDRDWEDLAVWGHAPIRVPSLFIGGELDGPVMWGQRAMARFDRTLPDLRGCHVLPGCGHWVQQERPAEVNELLLGFLAEVRS
- a CDS encoding flavin-containing monooxygenase: MAPTQQPRVLVIGAGFGGLATARELLAAGHRDVTVLERADDVGGVWRDNTYPDAACDVPSTLYSWSWAPKHDWSHRYAKQPEILDYIRTEADRAGLRDLVRTRSEVAAVSWDDTERHWVVTLTDGTDLVADVVVSAVGQLSRPAVPAIPGLDDFAGPSFHSARWDHTVPLRGKRIGVIGTGASAIQFVPGIVDDVAAITVFQRSAPYVVPKPDRAYRPWHTTLFTRAPGIHHVVRRGVFHLSEQLNKTLDDDGRLASGLRRAWQAQLRRQVKDPALRAKLVPDYPLGCKRLLFSNDWYPALAREHVEVVTEDVTAVEGAGVRTGDGTLHECDVLILGTGFAATDFLAPMEVTGRGGRRLDDAWDGGARAHLGMTVPGFPNFFCVYGPNTNLGGSSIIGMLEAQAGYIRQAVDVLAARARTVEVRPEVADGFDSEVQGRLARSVWAGCTSWYTSASGRVTTNWPGPVAEYQRRTATFAADEYAVD
- a CDS encoding acyl-CoA carboxylase subunit beta; the encoded protein is MTHDDRPAQGLDEVLARRFLTTDAARPERVARRHAGGRRTARENLADLVDPGSFVEYGRFTTAAQEQRRDLADLVVETPADGLIGGTATVDGQPCAVLSYDYMVMAGTQGMRGHHKSDRLLALVERMRLPTVFFTEGGGGRPGDTDYPLVSALDVATFALWGRLAGVVPRIAIVSGRCFAGNAVLAGGADLRIATTDANLGMAGPAMIAGGGLGDFAPEEIGPASEQAANGVLDVVVDEEVEAVATARDLLALASGVSRPGTAPDQHALRDLLPANDREAFDVRPLVETLADTDSVIWLREAWAPELVTALGRIDGRPVGILANQSTHVAGALTTAASGKGADFLDLCQSWGVPVVSLVDTPGFMVGPEAERSGLVGEASRFVTAGARLTVPLVGVVLRRGYGLGAQAMLGGSTHQPLLTVAWPGAHLGAMGLEGAVRLAMAKELEALPEAEREAAVADHTAGLREHAKALNAARVFEIDDVIDPAETRTVIAATLRAAG
- a CDS encoding M20/M25/M40 family metallo-hydrolase, whose translation is MSATDASTPDPATEVVDICRDLIRIDTSNYGPEEGPGERKAAEHVATLLDEVGIESTLIEGAPGRTNVVAHWGGSGDRSDALLLHGHLDVVPAAAEDWQVDPFSGEITDDGYLWGRGAVDMKDFDAMLLATVRARQREGRVPERPVVLCFTADEEAGGHIGGEVLVRDHAELFEGCTEAIGEVGGFSTTVRDRRVYLIEAAEKGMAWLRLTARGRAGHGSMINPDNAITSLSGAVARIGAHEWPLRLTPTMRTLLAAIGELAGTEATPENAADLIEEFGPAARMLGAVIRNTANPTMLDGGYKLNVIPTEASACIDGRFVPGAEEEFFATLAELCGEDVEIEAISHQQPWESPYEGRIVDAMTASLLAEDPDAVVAPYLMSGGTDAKHFRKLGMSSFGFAPLRLPADLDFTALFHGVDERVPVDALQFGQRVFDRFLDQV
- a CDS encoding DUF5703 family protein → MSRRPELRPVHARPLGRGVEWQFETVSFPRDFSRNVVTKLLTERAEHGRWELDRVRIGSDGVRRVVLRRKIIRQVRTA